The Natronoarchaeum mannanilyticum nucleotide sequence CCCACTACGTGCGGCGATACAGTACCGGCGGGGCGACCGCTCGAAACGGTGACGGTGCGAGAACAGAGTGAGGAGATCGAGAGCGATCGAGTCGGCGATCGGACGCCGATGCGGGGACCGGACGGTTCCGGTCGCCGATCAGTGCTCGGGCTCTTCGGCGGGCGCGACCATGTCGTCGATCTTCAGGATCAGAATGTTGGCGGTGTCGTCCTTGCCGTCGACTGTGCCCTCGACCTTGAGCTTCGAGAGCGGCGTCGGGCCGACGACGACGGTGTCGCCCTCGTGGATGTCGCGGACCGATCCCTGGATGTGGATCTCGGCGCGGCACAGCTCGGGGTGGTGGACGCTGCTGAGGTCGATCCCCTCGACGTTACCCTCCGTGACCGGTTCGCCCTCGTGGGTCATGGGAACGGAGGCGGGCTCGTCCATCTGCTGGATGTCGAGCGCCTCGTAGGCGGTCGCGGTCGGCTTGTAGCCGCCCTTCGGACCGGGGACGCCCTCGACGAGCTGGAGCGCCTTCAGACTCTGCATCTGGTTGCGGATCGTGCCGGGGTTGCGGTCGACCTCCTCGGCGATGTCCTCGCCTTTCACCGCGTCCTCGGACTCTCTGTGGAGATTGATCAGAGCGGTGAGAATGGTCTTCTGGCTGGGTGTGAGCTCGATGGATGACATTACTGTTACGTTCGGTGGTGAACGTCTTAAATCCGGCGAATAGGACCACTTTTCGCCCGCGTGATACTGATTTCCACGCACGGCGTCATACGACGATATCGACGAAAACTGTCAGACGGCGTCGTGGACGTGAACGTCGGCGGCGACGTTTTCCGGAAGCGACACCTCGGCGTCCCGATCTTTCGGGCGCGCCGTGATCATCCCGAAAGGGGCGACTTCGTCGATCCGGAGCGTGACGCCGGGATCGATCCCGCGCTCGGAGAGATACCGGAGCACCTCCGAATCCCTGTCGCTGATCCGTTCGACGACGACGCGGTCGCCCTCGCCGAACTCGGTCAGCTTGCGGGTCTGGCTCTCCTCCGGCGGTTCGAGCTGCTCGTTGGGGATCGGGTCGCCGTGGGGATCGACTTCCGGATCGCCCAGCGCCTCGACGACGCGGCGCTCGAACTTCTCGCTGATGTGGTGTTCGAGCCGGTCGGCCTCCTCGTGGACCTCGCTCCAGTCGTAGTCGAGCTGCTCGGTGAGGTACGCTTCGAGCAGCCTGTGGTGACGGACGACTTCGAGAGCGACGGTCTCGCCTTCTGGCGTGAGTTCGACGCCCTTGTACTTCTCGCGGTCGACCAACCCACGTTCTTCCAGCTTGTCGATCATGCTGGTGACCGTCGGCGACGTGACGTCGAGGTACTCCGCGATCTCGGAGGTGCGGATCCGCCCGTCGCGCTCGTCCTGGAGGTGGTAGATCACCTTCAGGTAGTCCTCCATCACGTCGCTGAGCATCATCTCGGCAGCGAGTAGGGAGGGCGGACTTGTATATCTACCGCGGTCGGACGACGCCACAGATAATAAGCGCCCCCTGCTCGTACGACGCTCCATGACGCGAACCGTCCGGATCATCGGGGCGCCGACCGACTACGGCGCGAACCGCCGCGGCGTCGACATGGGGCCTTCCGCGATCAGGTACGCGGGCCTGGCCGACGCCGTCGAACGGACGGGGGCGAACGCCGCCGACGCCGGCGACCTGTTCGTCGCGCGCGCCGAGGAGCGCGACCCGGACGCCGAGGCGCCGGCGGGCGACGCAAAGTTCCTGCGCGAGGTCGAGGAGGTCTCCGAGCGCCTCGCGGAGGAAGTCGCCGAGACCGTCGCCGACGGCGAACTGCCGCTCGCGCTCGGCGGCGACCACTCGATCGCGATCGGCACCCTCGCCGGAACGGGCCGCGACGCCGAGATCGGCGCCGTCTGGTTCGACGCTCACGGCGACTTCAACACGCCCGAAACGTCGCCCAGCGGCAACGTCCACGGGATGCCGCTGGCCGCCGCGCTTGGCAGAGGAGCGTTCGCCGACAGGGAGTGGGCGCAGTCGGAGGGGCTGCGGGAAGAAAACGTCGCGATCGTCGGTCTTCGCAGCGTCGACGGGGCCGAGCGCGAGGCGCTCCGCGAGAGCGCCGTCACCGTCTACACCATGTCGGATATCGACGCGCGCGGCCTGACGCCGGTCGTCGAGGACGCGCTCGACGTCGCGACCGACGGGGTCGAGGGGTTCCACGTCAGTCTCGATCTCGACTGGCTCGATCCCGGAGAAGCGCCCGGCGTCGGGACGCCGATCCGGGGCGGCGTCAGCTACCGCGAGGCCCACGCCGCGATGGAACGGGTGGCGGCCCGCGACGCGGCGGGCGACGCCGTTCTCCGGTCGATGGAACTCGTCGAGGTCAACCCGATCCTCGACGAGCACAACGAGACGGCCGAACTGGCCACTGAACTCGCCGCGAGCGCGCTCGGCAAACGGATCCTGTAGCTTAGGACTGTCCCGGATACTCTTCGCTCCGCGGTGGCTGGTTCTCGGCGATCCGTATCGTCTCGCCGCCTCGGACGACGACGGTACACCCCTGGAAGGTAAATTCGACGCGTACGCGGCTATCGCGGGCGCTGGAGTGCCGTACCAGTGATTCTAGGGCCTCCACGTCGACGCTCTCGTACAGCGTATCCAGATCGCGCTCCGCGACGCCTTTCAGCGCGGCGACGCTCCGGAGTATCGCGCGCGTCAGGGATTCCTCGGGTCCCCGTTCCACGACGACTTCCGCACCGCCGTCGGTCGCCGATCGATCGCCGCGTCCGTTTCGTCCCATTTTCTTACGTAACGCTGCGCAGAGCTTTCAGTTCTGCACCCAACTGTGTAGGTTTTGCCGGCTTTTTAGTTGCGTTCTCGACTTCGACAGAAACCGTCAGCGCCGGTTAGATCGGATTGCACCCGATCAGACGCCGCTTCCAGCGGGCGTCGGTCTGCGGTCCAGCGCCAGCGTCTCCGGATCGAGCAGGTAGTAGCTCTCCCAGACCGGTGCGAGTCCGACGAGTCGCGTCTCCCGGTGCGTCCCTTCGGCGTGGCGGTGGTGGTGCCCGGTCAGACACAGGTCGGGGCCGACGGCTTCGATCACTTCGTCGATCTTCTCGCAGCCGAGCCCGCCCAGCAGCGCGCGGGGCGCTTCGTGCGCGAGCAGGACGTCGACGTCTTCGAGTCGCTTCGCGCGCTCGACGTCCTCGCGCACGAAGTGGCGGCGGCGCGCCCCCGACAGTTCCTCGCGCGACTTCTCGTACTGCGTCGGCGCGTAGTTGCCCGACAGCCCGGCGACGCGCAGTCCCTCGACCTCGGCCGCGGCGCTCGCGAGCAGGGTCGCGTTCGCCGGCGCCGTCGACTCGTCGGTCCAGCGATCGAGCGTCTCGTTCCCGCGCATCCCCTCGATCGCGTCGAAATCCTCGTTGTTGCCCGCGACGAACCACGTCGGGACGGGCAGATCGTAGTGTTCGAGGTCGCCGACGTGGAGCGCTCGATCCGCCCCGGAATCGCGGTACGCCGCCAGCAGCGCCGCGCGGTTCTCGGGGTCGCTCGCGTGGGCGTCGCCGAGCACCAGCATCGTTCGCGGTTCGGGCGCCGCGCCGAAAACCGTTCGTCCCATCGGAACGAAAGACAAATGTTCTGACACGTTCTACGTCGTACTGTGAGCGAGACAGCGACCGACGCCCACTTCCGTGAGACGCAGCGCTTCAGGCAGCCGTGGCTCTGGGGACTTCTGCTGGGGGTGACGCTGCTGGTCGGGGGCAGCCTGTACGTTGAGGGGGCGTCCGGCCCCGGTGCGGCGATCGGACTGGCCGTCGTAGTCGCCGTACTGGTCCTGTTCGCCGTCGCCAAGTTGACGGTCGAGGTTCGCGACGACGGCGTCCGGATTCGGTTCTTCCCTCTCCACCTCTCGGCTCGCCGCGTCCCGCTCGGGGAGATCGAGCGCGCGGAGGCCGTCGAGTACAGCCCGATCAGGGACTACGGCGGGTGGGGGATCCGGTGGACCGGCGGCGGCAAAGCGTACAACGTTAGCGGTAGTGAGGGCGTCCGCCTCGATCGGCGAGACGCGAATGAACTACTGATCGGCTCCCAACGCGCCGACGAGCTGGAAGCCGCGATCGAGCGGGCTCGGTGGTAGGATGACGGGACCGAAGCCTCCCGGCGCCGTCGCGCGGGACTACCCCTCCTCCCGGTGCTCCCGCCACGCGGTGACGAAGCCGGCCACCGCGAAACAGACCCCTGCGATCAGTAGTCCGTAATCGAGGAAGGTCTCGGTGAGAGTGGCGACGACGGTAAGCAGCATTCCGACGGCAGTGTAGGTCAGCGCCGTACTGTCCGCGTCTTCGCCGTCGGTCATCGGGAACTCGTTGTTCGGCGCGTACTGTAAAACAACCGGGAGCGGTACTGTCGAGGCACGAAGTCGGCCGGCGTGTCGACGCCGTAGACGTTGCGACGGCGGCGACTACTCGTCGTCGGCCGGCACGCTTGCTTCTTCGGCCTGCGCGTCGTCGGCGTCAGGCGTCGCGGCGGGCAGCACGTCGACGCTGGCGACGGCGTCGTCGTCCTCGACGTCCATCACCGTCACGCCCATCGTGTTGCGGCCGACGATCGAGACGTCCGAAGCGCGGGTCACCATGATCTGGCCGTTCTCGCTCATCAGCACCAGCCCGTCGTCCTCGGCGACGGACTTGACCGTCGCGACCGGCCCGTTGCGCTCGCCGGTCTTGATGTCGATCAGGCCCATACCGTACCGCGATTGGGTGCTGTACTCGGCGAGCTTCGTCCGCTTTCCGAACCCGTTGCGAGTGACCGTCAGCAGTGCGTTGTCGTCGTCCTCGTCGGTCGCGACGAGCCCGGCGACCTTGTCGTCGTCCTGCAGCTTGATGCCGCCGACGCCCCTGGCGTTCCGACCCATGCAGCGCACTTCGGACTCGTCGAACCGGATCGTCATGCCGCCCTCGGTGGCGATCACGAGGTCCTTCGTGCCGTCGGTCACCTCGACGTCGATGAGCTCGTCGCCGTCTTCGAGGTCGGCGGCGATGATCCCCGTCGAGAGGATGTTCTCGAACTCCTCGCCCTCGGTGCGCTTGACGTAGCCGTCGCGGGTGACCATCGTCACGCACTCGCCGTCCTCGAACTCGTCGGTCGCGACGACGGCGGTGATCTCCTCGCCGTCGTCGAAGTCGATCAGGTTGATCGCCGACTTGCCCCGCGCGGTACGGCTCATCTCGGGAATCTCGTAGGTCTTCAGGCGGTAGACCTGGCCGTGATTGGTAAAGCAAAGCAGGTAGTCGTGGGTGTTCGCGCGGAACACCTTCGAGACCCGATCGCCCTCCTTCACGTCGGCGCCGATGATCCCCTTGCCGCCCCGACCCTGGGGGTCGAACCGGTCGGCGGGCATCCGCTTGACGTAGTCGTCCTCGGTGACGACGACGACGACCTCCTCCTCGGCGATGAGGTCCTCGTGGGTGACCGTCCCCTGATCCTCGATGATGCTCGTCCGCCGATCGTCGGCGTACTCCTCTTTGATCTCGCGGAGCTCCTCCTTGATGACCGCCAGCAGCTCCGACTCGTCTTCGAGGATGGTCTCCAGGCGCTCGATGCGCTCCTGGACGTCCTCGTACTCGGACTCGATCTCCGCGGCCTCCATCGACGTGAGGCTCCCGAGCTGCATCCGGACGATGTGGTCGGCCTGGTCGGTCGAGAAGTCGTAGGCCTCGATCAGGGCCTCCTTGGCGGCGTCGCGGTCCTCCGAATCCTGGATCAGCTCGACCACGTCGTCGACGTTCTCCAGCGCCGTGAGGCGACCTTCGAGGATGTGCGCGCGATCCTCGGCTTCCCCGAGGTCGTACTCGCTGCGCCGGCGCACGACCTCCTTGCGGTGCTCGACGTAGTGTTCGAGCGTCTCCTTGAGCGTCAGCACCTTCGGCTGGCCGTCGACCAGCGCGAGGTTGATGACGCCGAACGTGTTCTCGAGGTGGTGCTCCAGAAGCTGGTTCTCGACGACGTCGGGGTTGGCGCCCCGCTTGAGCTCGATGACGATCCGGACGCCGTTCCGGTCGGACTCGTCGCGCAGGTCCCGGACGCCCTCGATCTTGCCCTCGTTGACGTCGTCGGCGATGCGCTCGACGAGGCGGGCCTTGTTCTGCTGGAAGGGGACCTCGGTGATGACGATCTTATCGTCGTCGGTCTCGTACTCCGCGCGGACGCGGAGGCGACCGCGGCCGGTCGAGTACGCCGAGTAGATGGCGTCGCGGCCGACGATGTTCGCGCCGGTCGGGAAATCGGGCCCCTTGACGTGCTCCATCAGGTCCTCGACGGTCGCCTCGGGGTCGTCGATCAGCTCGATCGTGGCGTCGACGACCTCGCCCAGGTTGTGCGGCGGGATGTTCGTGCTCATTCCGACGGCGATGCCCGACGAGCCGTTGACCAGGAGGTTCGGGAACGCAGAGGGCAGCACGTCGGGCTCGGTCAGGCGGTCGTCGTAGTTCGGCGAGAAGTCGACGGTGTCCTTCTCGATGTCTTCGAGCAGTTCCTCGGCGATGGGGCTCATCCGGGCCTCGGTGTAGCGCATCGCCGCGGCCGGGTCGCCGTCCATCGAGCCGAAGTTCCCCTGGCCGTCGACCAGCGGGTGGCGCATCGAGAACGGCTGGGCCATCCGGACCAGCGTGTCGTAGATCGCGCTGTCGCCGTGGGGGTGGTAGTCACCCATCGTCTCCCCGATCACCGAGGAGGACTTCCGGTGGCTGGACCCGCTGGTGACGCCCATCTCGTGCATCGCGTAGAGGATGCGCCGGTGGACGGGCTTGAGCCCGTCCCTGACGTCGGGCAGCGCGCGGCCCGCGATGACGCTCATCGCGTAGTCGATGTAACTCTGCTCCATCTCGTCTTCGACGCGCACCCGCTCCACGCGGGCGGCGTCGACGTCGCTCGGATCGGGTACGTCTGAACTCATGTAGATTCCTCCATCAGATGTCGACCCACTCTGCCTCGGGGGCGTGTTCCTTGATGAACTGCTTGCGCGGCTCGACGGCGTCGCCCATCAGCACCGAGAACATCTTGTCCGCGGCGGCGGCGTCCTCGATGCCGATCTGCTTGAGCACGCGGTTGTCGGGGTTCATCGTCGTCTCCCAGAGCTGTTCGGGGTTCATCTCGCCCAGGCCCTTGAACCGCTGGACCTGGGTCGGGTTGCCGTCGCACTTCTCGGCGATGATCTCCTCGCGCTCCTGTTCGGTCATCGCGTCGTACGTCTCGCCGCGGTACCGGATGCGGTACAGCGGGGGCTGGGCGGCGTACACGTAGCCCGCCTCGATCAGCGGGCGCATGTGTCGGTAGAACAGCGTCAACAGCAAGGTGCGGATGTGCGCGCCGTCGACGTCGGCGTCGGTCATCATCACGATCTTCTCGTAGCGGGCGTCCTCGATGTCGAACTCGTCGCCGATCCCCGTCCCGATGGCGGTGATCATGTTCCGGATCTCGTCGTTCTCCAGGATGCGGTCGAGCCGGTGTTTCTCGACGTTGAGGATCTTCCCGCCCAGCGGGAGGATCGCCTGGATGTCGGGATTGCGCCCCTGCTTGGCCGAGCCGCCCGCGGAGTCGCCCTCCACGATGAACAGCTCGGAGTCGGCGGGATCCTTCGTCTGGCAGTCAGCGAGCTTGCCCGGCAGCGCCGTCGATTCGAGCGCGCTCTTCCGGCGGGTGAGCTCCTCGGCCTTCTTGGCGGCCTTGCGGGCCTTCGCGGCCTCGACGGCCTTCGAGACGATCGCCTCGGCGGTGTCGGGGTTCTCCTCGAAGAAGGTGCCCAGGCCCTCGTGCATGGTGCCCTCGACGATGCCCCGAACCTCGGAGTTGCCCAGCTTCGTCTTGGTCTGGCCCTCGAACTGCGGGTCGGGGTGCTTGATCGAGATGACCGCGGTGAGCCCCTCGCGGATGTCCTCGCCCTTGAGGTTCTCGTCGAGGTCGCCCAGCAGCCCGTTGTCGGTCGCGTAGTCGTTGACCGTGCGCGTCAGCGCGGTCTTGAACCCGGTGAGGTGGGTACCGCCCTCGCGCGTGTTGATGTTGTTGGCGAACGCGTGGATCGAGCCCTGCAGTTCGTCGGTGGCCTGCATCGCGACCTCGACCTGGATCCCCTCCTCGGTGTCCTCGAAGTAGATGACGTCGTCGTGGAGCTCCGTCTTGGTCTCGTTGAGGTACTGGACGAACTCCTTGATGCCGCCCTCGTAGCGGAACGACTCCGCGGTGTCGTCGCGCTCGTCGGCGAGCGCGATCTCGACGCCGGAGTTGAGGAAGGCGAGTTCGCGGAGTCGGCTCTCCAGAGTCGAGAACTCGAACGTCCGCGTCTCGAAGATGTCGCCGTCGGGCCAGAAGCGGATCTGGGTCCCGGTCGACTCGTCGGGCTCCATGTCGCGGACGCGTTCGAGCTCGCTCGCGGGCTCGCCCTCGACGAACCGCTGGGTCCAGACCGCGCCGTCGCGCCGGACCGTGACCTCCAGTTCCTCCGAGAGCGCGTTGACGACGCTGACGCCGACGCCGTGGAGCCCCCCGGAGACCTGATAGGACTTGTTGTCGAACTTCCCGCCGGCGTGGAGCACCGTCATGATCACCTCTAGGGCGGGCTTGTCGTGCTCTTCGTGCATGTCCACGGGGATCCCGCGGCCGTCGTCGGAGACGCTCACCGAGCCGTCCTCGTGGATGGTCACGCCGATCGAGTCGCAGTGGCCGGCAAGCGCCTCGTCGATGGAGTTGTCGACCACCTCGTAGACGAGATGATGCAGTCCCCGAGAGTCGGTAGAACCGATGTACATCGCCGGACGTTTCCGCACCGCCTGCAGTCCTTCGAGTACCTGGATCTGTCCGGCACCGTACTCCGTTTCCTCGGACATAAAATCTGTCTCGACGTAGGCCACCCGGGTTGATAAAGGTCACGTACGCGCGCGAGCGCGCGAATAGGTAAGCGAACCGTACCGCTACGAGGCCGCGATTACTTCGTCGCGGGCGGGCCGCGAGAAACGGTGGGACGACTTACCGCTTCTGCGTGCTCGCCATCGGGCGTTTGGCGTCACTTACTCGGCGTCGCGACGACGAAACCGTCGGTGAAACGATACGAGTCGCCCGCCGCCGGACGGTCGCAAACGCCGGGGGAGCGGTTCGATTTTCACTTTCACTCCGGTAGCGAATGGGTTTTACGTCCCCCGGCGCTACGGGACCGGTAATGACCTCGTTTCAGTCGACGCTCGGTGACGAGGCGGGGATCGCAGAGGAGCTGGCAGAGAGCCAGCAGGCGATCTCCATCGCCGAGTTCTTCGAGAAGAACAAGCACATGCTCGGGTTCGACAGCGGGGCCCGAGGGCTGGTCACGGCCGTCAAGGAGGCCGTCGACAATTCGCTGGACGCCGCCGAGGAGGCGGGGATCCTGCCCGACATCTACGTCGAGATCCGGGAGTCCGGCGACTACTACACGCTGATCGTCGAGGACAACGGGCCCGGCATCACCAAGGAGCAGCTCCCCAAGGTGTTCGGGAAGCTGCTGTACGGCTCCCGCTTCCACGCCCGCGAGCAGTCCCGCGGCCAGCAGGGGATCGGCATCTCGGCGGCCGTCCTCTACTCCCAGCTCACCAGCGGGAAGCCGGCCAAGATCACCAGCCGGACGCAGGGGTCGGACGAGGCGCAGTACTTCGAGCTGATCATCGACACCGACACCAACGAGCCCGAGATCCGGACCGAGGAGACGACCTCCTGGGACCGCACGCACGGCACGCGGATCGAGCTGGAGATGGAGGCCAACATGCGGGCCCGGAGCCAGCTCCACGACTACATCAAGCACACCGCGGTCGTCAACCCCCACGCGCGCATCGAACTCAAAGAGCCGAAGAACCATTTCAAGGGCGAGCGCGCCGAGGAAGCCGAACTCCCCGACGAGACCGAGGAGATCCGCCCGCATCCCCACGGCGTCGAGCTCGGAACGGTCCTCAAGATGCTGGCGGCAACCGACTCGCACTCGATGTCCGGGTTCATGCAGGAGGAGTTCACCCGCGTCGGGAAGAAGACCGCCGACAGCGTGACCGACAACTTCCGGGACAAGCACTACGGCCGAGAGATGACGTGGACGCTCCCGCGGCCCCACGAGGACGCCGACGTCGCGGAGGCCGTGGCCGACGCGACCAACGGGAAGGGGCCCGAGGCCACCGAGGCGTTCGGCGAGGCGGTCGTCGATCAGCTCGACGACCTCGACCGGGTCGCCCACTACCACGTCGAAGACGCCGTCGCGGCGGCGGCCGACGAGGTCGCCGAGGAGCACGGCGCGACGCTGGGCGACACCGTCCGGGAGAACGCCGTCGATGCGGCGTGGACGGCGATCACCGAGGGTGCGACCGGCGAAGACGCCGATGCGGACG carries:
- a CDS encoding metallophosphoesterase family protein gives rise to the protein MLVLGDAHASDPENRAALLAAYRDSGADRALHVGDLEHYDLPVPTWFVAGNNEDFDAIEGMRGNETLDRWTDESTAPANATLLASAAAEVEGLRVAGLSGNYAPTQYEKSREELSGARRRHFVREDVERAKRLEDVDVLLAHEAPRALLGGLGCEKIDEVIEAVGPDLCLTGHHHRHAEGTHRETRLVGLAPVWESYYLLDPETLALDRRPTPAGSGV
- a CDS encoding HalOD1 output domain-containing protein, with product MGRNGRGDRSATDGGAEVVVERGPEESLTRAILRSVAALKGVAERDLDTLYESVDVEALESLVRHSSARDSRVRVEFTFQGCTVVVRGGETIRIAENQPPRSEEYPGQS
- the rocF gene encoding arginase; the protein is MTRTVRIIGAPTDYGANRRGVDMGPSAIRYAGLADAVERTGANAADAGDLFVARAEERDPDAEAPAGDAKFLREVEEVSERLAEEVAETVADGELPLALGGDHSIAIGTLAGTGRDAEIGAVWFDAHGDFNTPETSPSGNVHGMPLAAALGRGAFADREWAQSEGLREENVAIVGLRSVDGAEREALRESAVTVYTMSDIDARGLTPVVEDALDVATDGVEGFHVSLDLDWLDPGEAPGVGTPIRGGVSYREAHAAMERVAARDAAGDAVLRSMELVEVNPILDEHNETAELATELAASALGKRIL
- a CDS encoding Rrf2 family transcriptional regulator; its protein translation is MSSIELTPSQKTILTALINLHRESEDAVKGEDIAEEVDRNPGTIRNQMQSLKALQLVEGVPGPKGGYKPTATAYEALDIQQMDEPASVPMTHEGEPVTEGNVEGIDLSSVHHPELCRAEIHIQGSVRDIHEGDTVVVGPTPLSKLKVEGTVDGKDDTANILILKIDDMVAPAEEPEH
- the gyrB gene encoding DNA topoisomerase (ATP-hydrolyzing) subunit B; the encoded protein is MSEETEYGAGQIQVLEGLQAVRKRPAMYIGSTDSRGLHHLVYEVVDNSIDEALAGHCDSIGVTIHEDGSVSVSDDGRGIPVDMHEEHDKPALEVIMTVLHAGGKFDNKSYQVSGGLHGVGVSVVNALSEELEVTVRRDGAVWTQRFVEGEPASELERVRDMEPDESTGTQIRFWPDGDIFETRTFEFSTLESRLRELAFLNSGVEIALADERDDTAESFRYEGGIKEFVQYLNETKTELHDDVIYFEDTEEGIQVEVAMQATDELQGSIHAFANNINTREGGTHLTGFKTALTRTVNDYATDNGLLGDLDENLKGEDIREGLTAVISIKHPDPQFEGQTKTKLGNSEVRGIVEGTMHEGLGTFFEENPDTAEAIVSKAVEAAKARKAAKKAEELTRRKSALESTALPGKLADCQTKDPADSELFIVEGDSAGGSAKQGRNPDIQAILPLGGKILNVEKHRLDRILENDEIRNMITAIGTGIGDEFDIEDARYEKIVMMTDADVDGAHIRTLLLTLFYRHMRPLIEAGYVYAAQPPLYRIRYRGETYDAMTEQEREEIIAEKCDGNPTQVQRFKGLGEMNPEQLWETTMNPDNRVLKQIGIEDAAAADKMFSVLMGDAVEPRKQFIKEHAPEAEWVDI
- a CDS encoding metal-dependent transcriptional regulator: MMLSDVMEDYLKVIYHLQDERDGRIRTSEIAEYLDVTSPTVTSMIDKLEERGLVDREKYKGVELTPEGETVALEVVRHHRLLEAYLTEQLDYDWSEVHEEADRLEHHISEKFERRVVEALGDPEVDPHGDPIPNEQLEPPEESQTRKLTEFGEGDRVVVERISDRDSEVLRYLSERGIDPGVTLRIDEVAPFGMITARPKDRDAEVSLPENVAADVHVHDAV
- the gyrA gene encoding DNA gyrase subunit A encodes the protein MSSDVPDPSDVDAARVERVRVEDEMEQSYIDYAMSVIAGRALPDVRDGLKPVHRRILYAMHEMGVTSGSSHRKSSSVIGETMGDYHPHGDSAIYDTLVRMAQPFSMRHPLVDGQGNFGSMDGDPAAAMRYTEARMSPIAEELLEDIEKDTVDFSPNYDDRLTEPDVLPSAFPNLLVNGSSGIAVGMSTNIPPHNLGEVVDATIELIDDPEATVEDLMEHVKGPDFPTGANIVGRDAIYSAYSTGRGRLRVRAEYETDDDKIVITEVPFQQNKARLVERIADDVNEGKIEGVRDLRDESDRNGVRIVIELKRGANPDVVENQLLEHHLENTFGVINLALVDGQPKVLTLKETLEHYVEHRKEVVRRRSEYDLGEAEDRAHILEGRLTALENVDDVVELIQDSEDRDAAKEALIEAYDFSTDQADHIVRMQLGSLTSMEAAEIESEYEDVQERIERLETILEDESELLAVIKEELREIKEEYADDRRTSIIEDQGTVTHEDLIAEEEVVVVVTEDDYVKRMPADRFDPQGRGGKGIIGADVKEGDRVSKVFRANTHDYLLCFTNHGQVYRLKTYEIPEMSRTARGKSAINLIDFDDGEEITAVVATDEFEDGECVTMVTRDGYVKRTEGEEFENILSTGIIAADLEDGDELIDVEVTDGTKDLVIATEGGMTIRFDESEVRCMGRNARGVGGIKLQDDDKVAGLVATDEDDDNALLTVTRNGFGKRTKLAEYSTQSRYGMGLIDIKTGERNGPVATVKSVAEDDGLVLMSENGQIMVTRASDVSIVGRNTMGVTVMDVEDDDAVASVDVLPAATPDADDAQAEEASVPADDE